Proteins encoded in a region of the Massilia sp. UMI-21 genome:
- the murI gene encoding glutamate racemase → MVSPTTPNDAPIGIFDSGVGGLSVLRHIGAQLPHEHLLYFADSGFAPYGDKPEHVVIERVLGIAAFLAARGVKALVVACNTATVAAVRILRQHYPDMPIVGVEPGLKPGAASTRQGTVGVLATERTLAGEKFLLLRDQIVAATGARFLLQPCVGLADQIEFGEPGAAALDAMLERYIAPLLAQGADTLVLGCTHYPLVQAAIERVIRRHTAGEVTLIDTGDAVARQLARLLAAAGLLRPAGGATAQLTGFTSASGTALRAAFAGLLGQNPPVHEVALGATPSNPTGTHI, encoded by the coding sequence ATGGTATCCCCTACCACTCCAAACGACGCCCCGATCGGCATCTTCGACTCGGGTGTCGGCGGCCTCTCGGTACTGCGCCACATCGGGGCGCAGTTGCCGCACGAACATCTGCTGTACTTCGCCGACTCCGGTTTCGCTCCTTACGGCGACAAGCCGGAACACGTCGTCATCGAGCGTGTGCTGGGCATCGCCGCCTTCCTCGCGGCGCGCGGCGTGAAAGCGCTGGTGGTGGCCTGCAATACCGCGACGGTGGCCGCCGTGCGCATCCTGCGCCAGCATTACCCCGACATGCCGATCGTCGGCGTTGAGCCGGGTCTCAAGCCGGGCGCCGCCAGCACGCGCCAGGGCACGGTCGGCGTACTGGCCACCGAGCGCACCCTGGCCGGCGAAAAATTCCTGCTGCTGCGCGACCAGATCGTCGCCGCGACCGGCGCCCGCTTCCTGCTGCAGCCCTGCGTGGGCCTGGCCGACCAGATCGAATTCGGCGAACCCGGCGCTGCGGCGCTCGATGCAATGCTGGAGCGCTATATCGCGCCGCTGCTGGCGCAAGGCGCCGACACCCTGGTGCTGGGCTGCACCCACTACCCGCTGGTGCAGGCCGCGATCGAGCGCGTGATTCGCCGCCATACTGCCGGCGAGGTGACGCTGATCGACACCGGCGACGCCGTCGCGCGTCAACTGGCCCGCCTGCTCGCGGCCGCCGGCCTGCTGCGCCCTGCCGGCGGTGCAACCGCGCAGCTGACCGGTTTCACCAGCGCCAGCGGCACTGCACTGCGCGCCGCGTTCGCCGGTTTGCTGGGGCAAAATCCGCCCGTCCACGAGGTCGCGCTCGGGGCGACGCCATCCAACCCGACGGGCACGCACATTTAA
- a CDS encoding thrombospondin type 3 repeat-containing protein, translated as MKTILAATAAVLISTAAFAPVQAQAQGRTEVIVVHKAPPPLRREAVPAVRRGYEWVPGYWSWNGRRYEWERGHYERMRAGYVYHRPEWRQDRKGWYLVRGGWVRDDHRMARNDRDGDGVRNRFDRDRDGDGIPNRRDARPNNPSRY; from the coding sequence ATGAAAACGATTCTTGCCGCTACCGCAGCTGTCCTGATCAGCACCGCAGCCTTCGCGCCGGTCCAGGCCCAGGCCCAGGGTCGCACTGAAGTGATCGTGGTGCACAAGGCCCCGCCGCCGCTGCGTCGCGAGGCGGTTCCCGCGGTCCGCCGCGGCTACGAGTGGGTGCCGGGCTACTGGAGCTGGAACGGCCGCCGCTACGAGTGGGAACGCGGCCACTACGAGCGGATGCGTGCGGGCTATGTCTACCATCGCCCGGAATGGCGCCAGGACCGTAAGGGCTGGTACCTGGTGCGCGGCGGCTGGGTGCGCGACGACCACCGCATGGCCCGCAATGACCGTGACGGCGACGGCGTCCGCAACCGCTTCGACCGCGACCGTGACGGCGACGGCATCCCGAACCGCCGCGACGCGCGTCCGAACAATCCGAGCCGTTACTGA
- the acs gene encoding acetate--CoA ligase: MAENESNHNQIQGLQENRVFPPPAEFAAKAAISGMEAYNKLCAEAASDYEGFWARLARENIDWHKPFTSTLDESNAPFYKWFADGQLNASYNCLDRNLSNGNADKTAIIFEADDGSVTRATYRELHERVCKFANALKSRGIKKGDRVIIYMSMSIEGVSAMQACARIGATHSVVFGGFSAKSLQERIIDAGAVAVITADEQRRGGKSLPLKAIVDDALALGGCDSIRDVIVYKRTGGDIAFQQGRDSWLHELVADQSASCEPEWVDAEHPLFILYTSGSTGTPKGVQHATGGFLLWSALSMKWTFDIKPDDVFWCTADIGWVTGHTYIAYGPLAVGTTQIVFEGVPTYPHAGRFWETIAKHKVSIFYTAPTAIRSLIKASDVDEKVHPKNFDLSSLRLLGSVGEPINPEAWMWYYKNVGQERCPIVDTFWQTETGGHMITPLPGATPLVPGSCTLPLPGIMTAIVDEAGADVPNGQGGILVVKRPWPSMIRTIWNNPDRFRTSYFPEELGGKYYLAGDGAIRNKDTGYFTITGRIDDVLNVSGHRMGTMEIESALVAHPMVAEAAVVGKPDDTTGEAICAFVVLKQARPSGEDAKKLATELRNWVGKEIGPIAKPKEIRFGDNLPKTRSGKIMRRLLRVLAKGENITQDVSTLENPAILEQLKESA; encoded by the coding sequence ATGGCCGAGAACGAGAGCAACCACAACCAGATCCAGGGCTTGCAAGAGAACCGCGTGTTTCCTCCTCCGGCCGAGTTCGCCGCGAAGGCCGCGATTTCCGGCATGGAAGCCTACAACAAGCTGTGCGCCGAGGCCGCCAGCGACTACGAAGGTTTCTGGGCGCGCCTGGCGCGTGAAAACATCGACTGGCACAAGCCGTTCACCAGCACCCTCGACGAATCGAATGCACCTTTCTACAAATGGTTCGCCGACGGCCAGTTGAACGCATCGTACAACTGCCTCGACCGCAACCTGAGCAACGGCAACGCCGACAAGACCGCGATCATCTTCGAGGCCGACGACGGCAGCGTCACCCGCGCCACCTACCGCGAACTGCACGAGCGCGTCTGCAAGTTCGCCAACGCGCTCAAGAGCCGCGGCATCAAGAAGGGCGACCGCGTCATCATCTACATGTCGATGTCGATCGAAGGCGTCAGCGCGATGCAGGCCTGCGCCCGCATCGGCGCCACCCACTCGGTGGTGTTCGGCGGCTTCTCGGCCAAATCGCTGCAGGAACGCATCATCGACGCCGGCGCCGTGGCCGTCATCACCGCCGACGAACAACGCCGCGGCGGCAAGTCGCTGCCGCTCAAGGCCATCGTCGACGACGCGCTGGCGCTGGGCGGTTGCGACAGCATCCGCGACGTCATCGTCTACAAGCGCACCGGCGGCGACATCGCCTTCCAGCAAGGCCGCGACAGCTGGCTGCACGAGCTGGTCGCCGACCAGAGCGCCTCCTGCGAGCCGGAATGGGTGGACGCCGAGCATCCGCTGTTCATCCTCTACACCTCGGGCTCGACGGGCACGCCGAAGGGCGTCCAGCACGCGACCGGCGGCTTCCTGCTGTGGTCGGCGCTGAGCATGAAGTGGACCTTCGACATCAAGCCGGACGACGTGTTCTGGTGCACCGCCGACATCGGCTGGGTCACCGGCCACACCTACATCGCCTACGGCCCGCTGGCGGTCGGCACCACCCAGATCGTGTTCGAAGGCGTGCCAACTTATCCGCATGCCGGCCGCTTCTGGGAAACCATCGCCAAGCACAAGGTCTCGATCTTCTACACCGCGCCGACCGCCATCCGTTCGCTCATCAAGGCGTCCGACGTGGACGAAAAAGTGCATCCGAAGAACTTCGACCTGTCGAGCCTGCGCCTGCTGGGCTCGGTCGGCGAGCCGATCAATCCGGAAGCCTGGATGTGGTACTACAAGAACGTCGGCCAGGAGCGCTGCCCGATCGTCGACACCTTCTGGCAGACCGAGACCGGCGGCCACATGATCACCCCGCTGCCGGGCGCCACCCCGCTGGTGCCGGGCTCGTGCACGTTGCCGCTACCGGGCATCATGACCGCCATCGTGGACGAAGCCGGCGCCGACGTGCCGAACGGGCAGGGTGGCATCCTGGTGGTCAAGCGTCCGTGGCCGTCGATGATCCGCACCATCTGGAACAACCCGGACCGCTTCCGCACCAGCTACTTCCCAGAAGAACTGGGCGGCAAGTACTATCTGGCCGGCGACGGCGCGATCCGCAACAAGGACACCGGCTACTTCACCATCACCGGCCGCATCGACGACGTGCTGAACGTCTCGGGCCACCGCATGGGCACGATGGAAATCGAATCGGCCCTGGTGGCGCACCCGATGGTGGCGGAAGCGGCGGTGGTAGGCAAGCCGGACGACACCACGGGCGAGGCGATCTGCGCCTTCGTGGTGCTGAAGCAGGCCCGTCCGAGCGGCGAGGACGCCAAGAAACTGGCGACCGAGCTGCGCAACTGGGTGGGCAAGGAGATCGGCCCGATCGCCAAACCGAAGGAAATCCGCTTCGGCGACAACCTGCCGAAGACCCGCTCCGGCAAGATCATGCGCCGCCTGCTGCGCGTGCTGGCCAAGGGCGAGAACATCACCCAGGACGTCTCGACCCTGGAAAACCCGGCCATCCTGGAGCAGCTGAAAGAAAGCGCGTAA
- a CDS encoding chemotaxis protein: MKLRNKMALCMAIVFMLFAVALAVAISGMRDASSRFGSFVDQDQAFLSEANTMYAQGLQMGQALRNVILSPENETGYKNLATARKDFDKAMQSARALAKGDAAIDARLARLASLQQQRAAVQDRIVALVKTDAASSATILNGEETPVWREMRADLLKILKEKNAAAAAVKTELAARTQMMFSLSLALAAFAIVAGGAVAFWLTRSITRQLGGEPDYAARIAGSIAAGDLTVQILLEDERNQHSLMFAMRQMQQSLATLVQKVRDGTDTITTASGEIAAGNLDLSARTEEQASSLEETAASMEELTSTVQQNTESVRHANALATTASGVALKGGQVVQEVVGTMGAINEASRRIADIIGVIDGIAFQTNILALNAAVEAARAGEQGRGFAVVASEVRNLAQRSAAAAKEIKTLISDSVEKVDAGSKLVNVAGDTMTEVVASVKRVTDIMAEITLAGQEQSAGIAQVNQAIAQMDQVTQQNAALVEEAAAAADSMQVQAQELLAVVATFKLAPESAPRSPRLDGAGVHPSRLALPAMAA, from the coding sequence ATGAAACTACGGAACAAGATGGCCTTGTGCATGGCCATTGTCTTTATGTTATTTGCGGTCGCATTGGCGGTCGCGATCTCGGGCATGCGCGACGCCAGCTCGCGCTTTGGCAGTTTCGTGGACCAGGACCAGGCCTTCCTGAGCGAAGCGAACACGATGTATGCGCAGGGCCTGCAGATGGGCCAGGCGCTGCGCAATGTGATCTTGTCGCCCGAGAACGAGACCGGCTACAAGAACCTGGCGACGGCACGCAAGGACTTTGACAAGGCCATGCAGTCGGCCCGCGCACTTGCAAAAGGCGATGCCGCCATCGATGCCAGGCTGGCCAGGCTGGCAAGCCTGCAGCAGCAGCGCGCCGCGGTACAGGACCGTATCGTCGCACTGGTGAAGACCGATGCGGCGTCCAGCGCCACGATCCTGAACGGCGAGGAAACGCCGGTATGGCGGGAAATGCGTGCGGACTTGCTGAAGATCCTGAAGGAAAAGAATGCGGCGGCAGCGGCGGTCAAGACCGAACTGGCCGCACGCACGCAGATGATGTTCTCGCTGAGCCTGGCGCTTGCCGCCTTCGCCATCGTCGCCGGTGGCGCCGTCGCGTTCTGGCTGACCCGCAGCATCACCCGCCAGCTCGGCGGCGAGCCGGACTACGCCGCGCGCATCGCCGGGTCGATTGCAGCCGGCGACCTGACCGTGCAGATTCTCCTCGAAGACGAGCGCAACCAGCACAGCCTGATGTTCGCCATGCGCCAGATGCAGCAAAGCCTTGCCACCCTGGTGCAGAAGGTGCGCGACGGCACCGATACAATCACGACCGCCTCGGGCGAAATCGCCGCGGGCAACCTGGACCTGTCGGCCCGCACCGAAGAGCAGGCCAGCTCGCTCGAAGAGACCGCCGCCTCGATGGAAGAGCTCACCAGCACCGTCCAGCAGAATACCGAAAGCGTGCGTCATGCCAACGCGCTGGCCACGACGGCTTCCGGGGTCGCGCTGAAAGGCGGCCAGGTCGTGCAGGAAGTCGTGGGCACGATGGGGGCGATCAACGAGGCATCCAGGCGCATTGCCGACATTATCGGCGTGATCGACGGCATCGCCTTCCAGACCAACATCCTGGCGCTGAACGCTGCGGTGGAAGCAGCCCGTGCGGGCGAGCAGGGCCGTGGTTTCGCCGTCGTGGCATCCGAAGTGCGCAACCTGGCCCAGCGCAGCGCGGCCGCGGCGAAGGAGATCAAGACGCTGATCAGCGATTCCGTGGAGAAGGTCGATGCCGGTAGCAAGCTCGTCAATGTCGCGGGCGACACCATGACCGAGGTCGTTGCGAGCGTGAAGCGCGTGACCGACATCATGGCCGAGATCACGCTTGCTGGGCAGGAACAGAGCGCCGGCATTGCCCAGGTTAACCAGGCCATTGCCCAGATGGACCAGGTCACGCAGCAGAATGCGGCGCTCGTGGAGGAAGCCGCCGCGGCAGCCGACTCGATGCAGGTACAGGCACAGGAGCTGCTGGCAGTGGTTGCTACCTTCAAGCTCGCACCGGAGTCAGCTCCACGTTCGCCCCGCTTGGATGGCGCCGGTGTGCACCCGTCCCGTCTTGCGCTGCCGGCGATGGCAGCGTGA
- a CDS encoding MCP four helix bundle domain-containing protein, giving the protein MKVGTRLVLGFALVLVLLIVVTAVGIVRMAQIQDRLDKVVSVSNVSTGLVIDMRNNVSDRLTSLRVLTLMTDPADMEPELVKFKEQTRKYDDAQKKLSTLFAAHASDKEKALLAQIKEFEGAAMPAIAKASELYLANNAMDATRVMIREVRPVQKKWTEALDQLALLEEKQNAQSKMDAESEFVNARNLMIGMLLAAVAIGVAAAWVISRSLRKQLGGEPAYTAKIAGSIAHGDLSIAIETEESDRGSLLVEMKEMRNSLVGIVEQVRRGTETIGTASREIAAGNIDLSSRTELQASSLEKTASAMEELTATVKQNADNAREANALAATASDVARKGGEVVSQVVGTMGEINSSASKISDIIGVIDGIAFQTNILALNAAVEAARAGEQGRGFAVVASEVRNLAQRSAAAAKEIKTLIGDSVEKVERGSKLVGQAGVTMDEVVASVKRVTDIMSDIADASAEQSAGIEQVNLSIIEMDSMTQQNAALVEEAAAAAQSLQDQAGELTRVVSIFKLSEGEQYQVEAPAPAVTSTAVAVRPAAAKRPTPALKKPAVKKPAAAATAAAQDEAPAAKPKKAATVASDEWEEF; this is encoded by the coding sequence TTGAAGGTCGGCACCCGCCTCGTACTCGGCTTCGCACTGGTGCTGGTGCTGCTGATCGTGGTGACTGCGGTCGGCATCGTGCGCATGGCGCAGATCCAGGACCGCCTGGACAAGGTCGTGAGCGTCAGCAATGTCTCGACCGGCCTCGTGATCGACATGCGCAACAACGTCAGCGATCGTCTTACTTCGCTGCGCGTACTGACCCTGATGACCGATCCGGCCGACATGGAACCGGAGCTGGTCAAGTTCAAGGAGCAGACCCGCAAGTACGACGACGCCCAGAAGAAGCTGTCGACCCTGTTCGCGGCCCACGCCAGCGACAAGGAAAAAGCCCTGCTGGCCCAAATCAAGGAATTCGAAGGCGCGGCCATGCCGGCCATCGCCAAGGCTTCCGAGCTCTACCTGGCCAATAACGCGATGGATGCCACCCGCGTGATGATCCGCGAAGTGCGTCCGGTGCAGAAGAAGTGGACCGAAGCCCTGGACCAGCTGGCGCTGCTGGAAGAGAAACAGAATGCCCAGAGCAAGATGGACGCCGAGTCGGAATTCGTCAATGCCCGTAACCTGATGATCGGCATGCTGCTGGCCGCCGTCGCCATCGGCGTGGCCGCAGCCTGGGTGATCTCGCGCAGCCTGCGCAAGCAGCTGGGCGGCGAGCCGGCCTATACCGCCAAGATCGCCGGCAGCATCGCCCACGGCGACCTGTCGATCGCCATCGAGACCGAAGAGTCGGACCGTGGCAGCCTGCTGGTCGAAATGAAGGAAATGCGCAATAGCCTGGTCGGCATCGTCGAACAGGTGCGCCGCGGCACCGAGACCATCGGCACCGCCTCGCGTGAAATTGCAGCCGGCAACATCGACCTGTCCTCGCGTACCGAACTGCAGGCCAGCTCGCTGGAAAAGACGGCCTCGGCAATGGAAGAACTGACCGCGACCGTCAAGCAGAACGCCGACAATGCCCGTGAAGCCAATGCCCTGGCCGCAACCGCCTCGGACGTGGCCCGCAAGGGTGGCGAAGTGGTGTCGCAGGTGGTCGGCACGATGGGCGAGATCAACAGCTCGGCGAGCAAGATCTCGGACATCATCGGCGTGATCGACGGCATCGCCTTCCAGACCAACATCCTGGCGCTGAACGCCGCGGTGGAGGCGGCGCGTGCCGGTGAGCAGGGCCGCGGCTTCGCGGTGGTGGCATCGGAAGTGCGCAACCTGGCCCAGCGCTCGGCCGCGGCGGCCAAAGAGATCAAGACCCTGATCGGCGACTCGGTCGAGAAGGTCGAGCGCGGCAGCAAGCTGGTCGGCCAGGCCGGCGTGACGATGGACGAAGTGGTGGCGAGCGTCAAGCGCGTGACCGATATCATGAGCGACATCGCCGACGCCAGCGCCGAGCAGAGCGCCGGTATCGAACAGGTCAACCTGTCGATCATCGAGATGGACAGCATGACCCAGCAGAACGCCGCCCTGGTCGAAGAGGCCGCTGCCGCCGCGCAGAGCCTGCAGGACCAGGCGGGCGAACTGACCCGCGTCGTCAGCATCTTCAAGCTGAGCGAGGGCGAGCAGTACCAGGTGGAGGCCCCGGCCCCGGCCGTCACCAGCACTGCCGTGGCGGTGCGCCCGGCCGCCGCCAAGCGTCCGACCCCGGCCCTGAAGAAGCCGGCAGTGAAGAAGCCTGCAGCAGCGGCCACGGCCGCCGCGCAGGACGAGGCGCCGGCCGCCAAGCCGAAGAAGGCCGCCACCGTCGCCAGCGACGAGTGGGAAGAATTCTAA
- a CDS encoding fumarate hydratase: MATVITQSDLIESVAAALQYISYYHPADYIQHLARAYETEQSPAAKDAIAQILTNSRMCAEGKRPICQDTGIVNVFLKIGMGVRFEGFTGSVTDAVNEGVRRAYGFEDNKLRASIVADPHFERKNTKDNTPAVVHMELVEGDTVDVKVAAKGGGSENKTKFVMLNPSDSLVDWVMKTVPLMGAGWCPPGMLGIGIGGTAEKAMLMAKESLMDDIDMYELKARGPQNKLEELRIELCDKINALGIGAQGLGGLTTVLDVKINMYPTHAASKPVAMIPNCAATRHAHFVLDGSGPAYIEPPALSTWPEVHWTPDTEKSKRVDLNTLTKEEVASWKPGQTLLLNGKMLTGRDAAHKRIQDMLSKGEQLPVDFTNRVIYYVGPVDPVGDEVVGPAGPTTATRMDKFTDMMLEKTGLISMIGKAERGPAAIESIQKHKSAYLMAVGGSAYLVSKAIKSAKVVGFQDLGMEAIYEFDVTDMPVTVAVDSTGTSVHNTGPKEWSAKIESLKGIPVNAA; encoded by the coding sequence ATGGCAACCGTCATCACCCAGAGCGACCTCATCGAATCGGTCGCGGCAGCCCTCCAGTACATCAGCTACTACCATCCAGCCGACTATATCCAGCACCTGGCGCGCGCGTATGAGACCGAGCAAAGCCCGGCCGCGAAGGACGCCATTGCCCAGATCCTGACCAACTCGCGCATGTGCGCCGAGGGCAAGCGTCCGATCTGCCAGGACACCGGCATCGTCAACGTGTTCCTCAAAATCGGCATGGGCGTGCGCTTCGAAGGCTTCACCGGCAGCGTCACGGACGCGGTCAACGAAGGCGTGCGCCGCGCCTACGGGTTCGAAGACAACAAGCTGCGCGCCTCGATCGTGGCCGACCCGCACTTCGAGCGCAAGAACACCAAGGACAACACCCCGGCCGTGGTCCACATGGAACTGGTCGAGGGCGACACGGTCGATGTGAAGGTCGCGGCCAAGGGCGGCGGTTCGGAAAACAAGACCAAGTTCGTCATGCTCAACCCGTCCGACTCGCTGGTCGACTGGGTCATGAAGACCGTGCCGCTGATGGGCGCCGGCTGGTGCCCGCCGGGCATGCTGGGCATCGGCATCGGCGGCACCGCCGAGAAGGCGATGCTGATGGCGAAAGAGTCGCTGATGGACGACATCGACATGTACGAGCTTAAAGCACGCGGCCCGCAGAACAAGCTGGAAGAGCTGCGCATCGAACTGTGCGACAAGATCAATGCGCTGGGCATCGGCGCCCAGGGCCTGGGCGGCCTGACCACCGTGCTGGACGTGAAGATCAACATGTACCCGACCCACGCGGCCTCCAAGCCGGTGGCGATGATCCCGAACTGCGCCGCCACCCGCCACGCCCACTTCGTGCTGGACGGCTCGGGCCCGGCCTACATCGAACCGCCGGCGCTCTCCACCTGGCCGGAAGTGCACTGGACCCCGGACACCGAGAAGTCCAAGCGCGTCGACCTCAACACGCTGACGAAAGAAGAAGTCGCCTCCTGGAAGCCGGGCCAGACCCTGCTGCTCAACGGTAAGATGCTGACCGGCCGCGACGCCGCGCACAAGCGCATCCAGGACATGCTGTCCAAGGGCGAGCAGCTGCCGGTGGACTTCACCAACCGCGTGATCTACTACGTCGGCCCGGTCGACCCGGTGGGCGACGAGGTCGTCGGCCCGGCAGGCCCGACCACCGCGACCCGCATGGACAAGTTCACCGACATGATGCTGGAAAAGACCGGCCTGATCTCGATGATCGGCAAGGCCGAGCGCGGCCCGGCGGCGATCGAGTCGATCCAGAAGCACAAGTCGGCCTACCTGATGGCGGTCGGCGGCTCGGCCTACCTGGTGTCGAAGGCGATCAAGTCGGCGAAAGTGGTCGGCTTCCAGGACCTGGGCATGGAAGCGATCTACGAGTTCGATGTGACCGACATGCCGGTGACGGTGGCCGTGGATTCCACCGGCACCTCGGTGCACAACACCGGTCCGAAGGAATGGTCGGCCAAGATCGAGTCGCTGAAAGGCATCCCGGTCAACGCCGCCTGA
- a CDS encoding type II toxin-antitoxin system HicB family antitoxin, with translation MEMPIAIHKDGDSVYGVTVPDAPGCYSWGDTLDEAIKNAKEAIYSHYEVLAETGEAINLKVSKIEDLQNDEEYAGAIWALVEVDASKFDSKPERINISVPRFVLKKIDSYAESKHETRSGFISRAALAVIAEETEHA, from the coding sequence ATGGAAATGCCGATCGCAATTCACAAAGATGGGGATAGCGTGTATGGCGTGACTGTTCCAGATGCTCCAGGATGTTATTCTTGGGGTGACACTCTTGACGAAGCAATCAAGAACGCTAAGGAAGCTATCTATAGCCACTATGAAGTACTCGCGGAAACCGGCGAGGCTATAAATCTTAAGGTATCAAAGATTGAGGATCTGCAGAACGATGAGGAATATGCCGGGGCAATCTGGGCCTTGGTCGAAGTTGACGCCTCAAAATTTGACTCAAAACCGGAAAGGATTAATATTTCTGTTCCGCGTTTTGTTTTAAAGAAGATCGATAGCTATGCGGAATCAAAGCATGAAACTCGAAGCGGATTCATTTCCCGTGCCGCTTTGGCTGTAATTGCTGAGGAAACCGAGCACGCGTAA
- a CDS encoding energy transducer TonB codes for MKNLTVKLIAAMTLATAAGATFAAEVPASFDPKKCAVEYPKASLMNEEQGTTSASFLVNADGTVAESKLDKSSGFKNLDRAALKGLSSCKFKPGTKDGAPAATWTKVDYAWKLD; via the coding sequence ATGAAAAACCTGACCGTGAAACTGATCGCTGCAATGACCCTCGCCACCGCCGCCGGCGCCACCTTCGCCGCCGAAGTGCCGGCTTCGTTCGACCCGAAGAAGTGCGCGGTCGAGTACCCGAAGGCGTCGCTGATGAACGAAGAGCAGGGCACCACCTCGGCATCGTTCCTGGTCAATGCGGACGGCACCGTGGCCGAGTCGAAGCTGGACAAGTCGAGCGGCTTCAAGAACCTGGACCGTGCCGCCCTGAAAGGCCTGTCGTCGTGCAAGTTCAAGCCGGGCACCAAGGACGGCGCACCGGCCGCGACCTGGACCAAGGTCGACTACGCCTGGAAGCTGGACTAA
- a CDS encoding type II toxin-antitoxin system HicA family toxin, which produces MDSKALIRMLVEGGWKEVRVVGSHHTFKHPDRAMILTVPHPKKDLPIGTVNSILKKAGLK; this is translated from the coding sequence GTGGATTCAAAAGCCTTGATTCGGATGCTTGTTGAGGGTGGGTGGAAAGAAGTTCGAGTAGTTGGAAGTCACCACACCTTTAAGCACCCTGACCGGGCGATGATTCTAACGGTACCTCACCCTAAGAAAGATCTACCGATCGGGACTGTAAATAGCATCCTAAAGAAAGCCGGGCTGAAATAG
- a CDS encoding MBL fold metallo-hydrolase → MIFRQLFEPLSSTYTYLIGCPETGKAVLIDPVIVTLERDLEEVRRLGLTLSYSIDTHVHADHITAALELKKKVGSAIAAPAAERVSCADVQLEEGRPFRVGAMAFQPVHTPGHTAGHFAYVLGERVFTGDALLIEGCGRTDFQQGDADALYHSVRGKLFALPDDTLVYPAHDYQNRWVSSVMQEKQRNPRLGGERSIEEFREIMAGLNLPYPKFIDYAVPGNEQCGVCPDDLPEKLGKYCRQMSESPQG, encoded by the coding sequence ATGATCTTCCGTCAGCTTTTCGAGCCTTTGTCGAGCACCTACACTTACCTGATCGGCTGTCCGGAAACCGGAAAGGCTGTCTTGATCGACCCGGTCATCGTCACGCTCGAGCGTGACCTGGAAGAAGTCCGGCGCCTGGGCTTGACGCTTTCATACAGTATCGATACGCATGTCCACGCCGATCACATCACGGCCGCCCTAGAACTGAAGAAGAAGGTGGGGAGCGCGATCGCCGCGCCTGCCGCCGAGCGCGTTTCCTGCGCCGATGTCCAATTGGAGGAGGGGAGGCCATTCCGGGTCGGAGCGATGGCGTTCCAACCTGTCCACACACCCGGCCACACCGCGGGCCACTTCGCCTATGTGCTGGGAGAGCGTGTGTTCACGGGTGACGCACTGCTGATCGAAGGATGCGGGCGAACCGACTTCCAGCAGGGGGACGCGGATGCGCTGTATCACAGCGTGCGGGGCAAGCTGTTCGCATTACCTGACGACACGCTCGTCTACCCTGCCCACGATTACCAAAACCGATGGGTATCTTCCGTCATGCAAGAGAAACAGCGCAACCCCCGTCTCGGCGGTGAGCGCAGCATCGAGGAGTTTCGCGAGATCATGGCTGGGCTCAATCTGCCGTACCCCAAGTTCATCGACTATGCGGTGCCCGGAAACGAGCAATGTGGCGTGTGTCCGGATGACCTGCCGGAGAAGCTCGGAAAGTATTGCCGGCAGATGAGTGAAAGTCCCCAGGGCTAA
- a CDS encoding TIGR00645 family protein, whose amino-acid sequence MAQLIPQSEAKKLTPLNNLIFASRWLQLPLYLGLILAQCVYVFHFWVELKDLIGAAMGNVASLQHILDAVTVPGAPRPTKLTETTIMLVVLGLIDVVMISNLLIMVIVGGYETFVSRMHLEGHPDQPEWLSHVNASVLKTKLAMAIIGISSIHLLKTFINAANYPWETMMFQTIIHIAFLLSAMAIAYTDRIVMTTHSKH is encoded by the coding sequence ATGGCGCAGTTAATCCCGCAGTCCGAAGCAAAGAAACTTACCCCGCTAAATAACCTGATCTTCGCCAGCCGCTGGCTGCAGCTGCCGCTCTACCTCGGCCTGATCCTGGCGCAGTGCGTCTACGTGTTCCATTTCTGGGTTGAACTGAAAGACCTGATCGGCGCGGCGATGGGCAATGTCGCCTCGCTCCAGCACATCCTGGATGCCGTCACCGTCCCGGGCGCGCCGCGTCCGACCAAGCTGACCGAAACCACCATCATGCTGGTGGTGCTGGGCCTGATCGACGTGGTCATGATCTCGAACCTGCTCATCATGGTGATCGTCGGCGGCTACGAGACCTTCGTCTCGCGCATGCACCTCGAAGGCCACCCGGACCAGCCCGAATGGCTGTCCCACGTGAACGCCTCGGTACTCAAGACGAAACTGGCGATGGCGATCATCGGCATCTCGTCGATCCACCTGTTGAAGACCTTCATCAATGCGGCGAACTACCCTTGGGAAACCATGATGTTCCAGACCATCATCCACATCGCGTTCCTGCTGTCGGCCATGGCCATCGCCTATACCGACCGCATTGTCATGACCACCCATTCGAAACATTAA